One window of Treponema denticola genomic DNA carries:
- a CDS encoding S9 family peptidase, whose translation MKQSDFEKPPVAEIKETRFEKFGKIRIDNYYWLKDKTDKKVIDYLNAENAYTDKIMASSKDLQKSIYDEIVGRIKEDDETYPVFENGYYYYNRVEKGKQYRTYCRKKASLDAAEEIIFDVNKMAEGKQAFIFSDYVVSPDNKKACYFYNETGSFAEFILKIRDLETGKDIGFSYNGAVTAAWASDSKTLFYSAIDSTLRSSKVFRQKLDEEKGTLVYEEKDVKYSCYVHETKTKEFIFISSSSSTTSEERFIYADKPEEEFKIFLPRVKDTEYSVYPHKEKFFIRYKDKQNLNGKIYSAPRSSYSDKSTWKEERAHDENVRIEDVSVFESYIVLELRKNGLIEIEIKSLKNGEVKNISFPEPVYTAYLGANPEYSSDKVRYIYTSLNRPSSVYDYDILTGKSVLLKQQEVPSGFNPDDYTVERLWAKAQDGVKVPMAAVYKKGLAKDGSAPALLYSYGSYGYSSDVYFSPSVYSLVERGFVYIVAQIRGGSDMGEQWYEDGKLLKKKNTFTDFIACAEHLISQKYTSSDKLAIMGGSAGGLLMGAVTNMRPDLFHSVVAAVPFIDVVTTMLDDSLPLTTGEYEEWGNPNEEEYYNYMLSYSPYDNIEAKNYPHILVTGGLNDSQVLFHEPAKYTAKLRAKKTGDNILILHMNMDSGHGGATGRYDRIKDTAFEYAFILNMVGINK comes from the coding sequence TTGAAACAATCCGATTTTGAAAAGCCGCCTGTTGCGGAAATAAAAGAAACACGTTTTGAAAAGTTTGGGAAAATAAGAATCGATAATTATTATTGGTTAAAAGACAAGACCGATAAAAAAGTTATCGATTACTTAAATGCAGAAAATGCTTATACGGATAAGATAATGGCTTCTTCAAAAGATTTGCAAAAATCTATTTATGATGAAATTGTAGGCCGCATAAAAGAAGATGATGAAACCTATCCTGTTTTTGAAAACGGCTATTATTATTACAACCGTGTCGAAAAGGGAAAGCAATATAGAACCTATTGCAGAAAAAAAGCCTCTCTTGATGCAGCTGAAGAAATCATTTTCGATGTAAACAAAATGGCGGAAGGGAAACAAGCTTTTATTTTCAGTGACTATGTTGTAAGCCCTGACAATAAAAAGGCTTGCTATTTTTATAACGAAACAGGCTCCTTTGCGGAATTTATTTTAAAGATACGCGATTTGGAAACCGGAAAAGATATAGGCTTCAGCTACAACGGAGCCGTTACCGCAGCTTGGGCTTCCGACAGTAAAACTCTTTTTTACAGTGCAATCGACAGTACCTTGCGTTCAAGCAAGGTCTTCCGTCAAAAACTTGATGAAGAAAAAGGAACTCTTGTCTATGAAGAAAAGGATGTAAAATATTCTTGCTATGTGCATGAAACAAAGACAAAGGAATTTATTTTTATTTCAAGTTCAAGTTCTACCACCTCCGAAGAGCGTTTTATTTATGCGGATAAGCCGGAAGAAGAATTTAAAATCTTCCTTCCCCGCGTTAAGGATACCGAATACTCCGTTTATCCGCACAAGGAAAAGTTTTTTATCCGTTACAAGGACAAGCAAAACTTAAACGGCAAAATCTATTCCGCTCCTCGTTCTTCCTATTCCGATAAATCTACATGGAAGGAAGAACGAGCTCATGACGAAAATGTACGCATTGAGGATGTGTCCGTATTTGAATCCTACATTGTATTGGAGCTTCGTAAAAACGGCCTCATCGAGATTGAAATTAAATCGCTTAAAAACGGCGAGGTAAAAAATATTTCCTTCCCCGAACCGGTTTATACGGCTTATTTGGGTGCAAATCCTGAATACTCTTCCGATAAGGTACGCTATATTTACACATCCTTAAACCGCCCGAGCAGCGTATACGATTACGATATACTTACGGGAAAATCGGTCTTGTTAAAACAGCAGGAAGTTCCATCAGGCTTTAATCCCGATGATTACACTGTAGAAAGGCTTTGGGCAAAAGCTCAGGACGGAGTGAAGGTCCCTATGGCTGCCGTTTATAAAAAAGGTTTGGCAAAGGACGGATCCGCACCCGCTCTTCTTTATTCTTACGGAAGCTACGGCTACAGCTCCGATGTTTATTTCAGTCCGAGTGTTTACAGCCTTGTCGAGAGAGGTTTTGTTTATATTGTTGCTCAAATCAGGGGCGGAAGCGACATGGGAGAACAGTGGTATGAGGACGGGAAGCTCTTAAAAAAGAAAAATACATTTACCGATTTTATAGCCTGTGCCGAGCACCTGATTTCTCAAAAATACACTTCTTCCGATAAGCTCGCAATCATGGGCGGAAGTGCGGGCGGCCTTCTTATGGGAGCCGTTACAAACATGAGGCCGGATCTTTTCCATTCGGTTGTTGCTGCCGTTCCCTTCATAGATGTCGTTACCACCATGCTCGACGATTCATTGCCCCTTACAACAGGCGAATATGAGGAGTGGGGAAACCCGAACGAAGAAGAATATTATAACTACATGCTTTCATATTCTCCCTACGATAATATCGAAGCAAAAAATTATCCGCACATTCTTGTAACCGGAGGCTTAAACGATTCGCAAGTTCTTTTCCATGAGCCTGCAAAATATACGGCAAAGCTGCGTGCAAAGAAAACCGGAGATAATATTCTAATCCTCCACATGAATATGGATTCCGGCCACGGCGGCGCTACAGGCCGCTATGACAGAATTAAGGATACAGCCTTCGAATATGCCTTTATTCTTAACATGGTAGGAATCAACAAGTAA
- a CDS encoding methyl-accepting chemotaxis protein, with amino-acid sequence MKQTKKRFSIRYKLIIIFGLLILAAGMVEGLLAVQTARKAVIEKVETHLIDKATDTAEIIDGRINAMFQFLEGIARMPTLTDAGASNAEKIKLLQKEAEFNPAINELDFSGLDGICHTPTGSLSVNDREWFHAAKNGKSFMSKPLISKTSQALVQIFSVPIYDNNRQIVGILNADVDGLWLSGQIDDIVVGKTGGCYIIDNEGTVIAHKLASLVTDKANAQEKAKTNANRISLANFEKNALASEVSSVGSYEYDGLSNIASYAHLKSAQWTIIIKAPVHDFMETVNSLRRSLYFTIIGILTIAFIIVYFVAGSVVKPIQTVVSALKDIAQGEGDLTVRLPMHGNDEVTDLSNYFNQTISKIGSSIKSVGENSTEMTNIGSELASNMTETASAVHQISANIDGVKQQTLTQAASVTETAATVEEIIRTIKQLNSSIENQAASVAESSSAIEQMVGNIASITQTLSKTDDVIKTLASATADGKETISGANNVTQRIAEESGGLLEASNVIQHIASQTNLLAMNAAIEAAHAGEAGKGFAVVADEIRKLAEESSTQGKTITSTLKVLSGEIEALSTSSKTAEEKFNAIFALSEQVKTMSQRLMEAMREQENGSKEVLSAIRDINMVTNQVNDGSAEMLRGGENVAAEMQKLDELTRVITDSMNEMASGAVQISNAVQEVNTISQKNKESIENLSKEVNKFKV; translated from the coding sequence ATGAAACAAACAAAAAAACGTTTTTCAATCCGCTACAAACTGATCATCATATTCGGGCTATTGATATTGGCCGCAGGAATGGTCGAAGGCTTACTTGCCGTGCAAACAGCGCGCAAGGCCGTCATCGAAAAGGTCGAAACGCATCTTATCGACAAAGCAACCGATACGGCTGAAATTATTGACGGGAGGATTAATGCAATGTTTCAATTTTTAGAAGGCATTGCGCGTATGCCTACCCTTACCGACGCAGGTGCTTCAAATGCGGAGAAAATTAAACTGCTGCAAAAAGAGGCGGAATTTAATCCTGCTATTAATGAATTGGATTTTAGCGGATTAGATGGTATTTGCCATACACCTACCGGATCTCTCAGTGTAAACGACCGTGAATGGTTTCATGCTGCAAAAAACGGTAAATCCTTTATGTCCAAACCACTTATCTCAAAAACGAGTCAAGCTCTTGTACAAATTTTTTCCGTTCCAATTTACGATAATAATCGGCAAATTGTCGGTATTCTGAATGCAGATGTTGACGGTTTATGGCTGTCCGGCCAAATCGATGATATTGTTGTGGGCAAGACGGGCGGCTGTTATATCATAGACAATGAGGGAACTGTCATTGCTCATAAATTGGCATCCCTTGTTACGGATAAGGCGAATGCACAAGAAAAGGCAAAGACTAATGCAAACCGTATATCACTTGCAAATTTTGAAAAAAATGCCTTAGCTTCCGAAGTTTCTTCTGTCGGGTCTTACGAATATGATGGGTTATCAAATATCGCGTCTTATGCACATTTAAAAAGTGCTCAATGGACGATAATCATCAAAGCACCCGTGCACGACTTTATGGAAACGGTAAATTCACTGCGCCGATCTCTGTATTTTACCATCATCGGCATTTTGACCATTGCCTTCATTATCGTCTACTTTGTCGCCGGCTCAGTAGTAAAGCCGATACAAACCGTTGTCTCTGCCCTAAAAGACATCGCCCAAGGCGAAGGCGACCTTACCGTCCGACTGCCCATGCACGGCAATGACGAAGTTACCGACCTTTCCAACTACTTCAATCAAACCATTTCCAAAATCGGCTCGTCGATTAAAAGCGTCGGCGAAAACAGCACGGAAATGACCAACATCGGATCGGAACTTGCATCCAACATGACCGAAACCGCCAGTGCAGTGCACCAAATAAGTGCGAACATTGATGGGGTAAAACAGCAGACTTTGACCCAAGCCGCAAGTGTTACCGAAACAGCAGCTACTGTTGAAGAAATTATCCGTACCATAAAGCAGCTTAACAGCAGTATCGAAAATCAGGCAGCAAGTGTTGCAGAATCTTCTTCAGCTATCGAGCAAATGGTCGGCAATATTGCATCAATCACACAGACACTCAGCAAAACCGATGATGTTATAAAAACTCTTGCATCCGCCACTGCTGACGGTAAAGAGACAATTTCAGGAGCAAACAACGTAACTCAACGCATTGCCGAAGAATCGGGCGGTCTATTGGAAGCTTCAAACGTTATCCAGCACATCGCCTCGCAGACTAACCTCTTGGCGATGAACGCCGCAATCGAAGCCGCCCACGCCGGAGAAGCAGGCAAGGGTTTTGCAGTCGTTGCCGATGAAATCCGTAAGCTCGCAGAAGAGTCCAGTACTCAAGGTAAAACTATCACTTCCACCCTCAAAGTGCTTTCAGGCGAGATTGAAGCTCTTTCAACATCTTCAAAAACAGCAGAAGAAAAATTCAATGCCATTTTTGCTCTTTCGGAACAGGTCAAAACGATGAGTCAGCGCCTTATGGAAGCTATGCGCGAACAGGAAAACGGCAGTAAAGAAGTCCTGTCAGCCATCCGCGACATAAACATGGTAACCAACCAGGTAAACGACGGCTCTGCCGAGATGCTCCGCGGCGGAGAGAATGTTGCCGCTGAAATGCAAAAACTTGATGAGCTTACCCGCGTCATCACCGACAGTATGAACGAGATGGCCTCCGGTGCCGTGCAGATTAGCAACGCCGTGCAGGAAGTAAATACAATAAGCCAAAAGAATAAAGAAAGCATTGAAAATCTTTCTAAGGAGGTAAATAAGTTTAAAGTGTAA
- the pbpC gene encoding penicillin-binding protein 1C, whose amino-acid sequence MDFPKHLPIKEILRASMPAFILSLILLFLIIFFTPGFKVDYSFTLYSSDGKLLGASAAGDGQWRFPQTSKLPEKYREALLSYEDKNFYFHFGIDPFSVFRAAVENILKGKIVSGASTITMQTSRLSEKNPVRSFKQKLRESFLSLFLELSYSKENILNIYASHAPYGGNVVGLEAASWRYFGRGPEDLTWAEAACLAVLPNQPSLVRPGKESEILKEKRDRLLYNLFLQKKIDKETYALSVAEPVPDKPKAIPQKAYHYLEFLKTKSSNQKNISSLDYSLQEIVFEIADHHFKRNFSSGVYNTAVLILDTETGETLAYIGNTGLQSPNAKNEHVDMIHARRSSGSLLKPFLFAAMLDAGMILPDQLLIDIPTKIAGYTPQNSNYTYSGAIPARKALSYSLNIPFIRALREFTIPAFLDILKRSGFTTFNRSADEYGLPLILGGGEINLYEITNTYRKMMLRAQNKLDEKFPFSSGACRITMDVLTEGNRPEEEAIWQLYAQNQKIAWKTGTSYGNKDAWTIGITPKYSVGVWCGNASGEGRPEITSTKLAAPILFEIFNILPKSDWPEKELKDFEFIKACADSGYPAGEFCKTAKAVLKPINSHTQNTCPYCKKVSLSPDGKFQVKANDINELPKIENRFVLPAAAEYFYKQGHPEYKSLPQWLPESTASNAGEFEILFPEDGTSVYIPTELDGSFGALVAEAAHKNPDAVIYWDLDGEYLGSTKSYHQMKIQPLRVSLGAPLRGRHELTLTDNRGNTRKRIFYVLNEN is encoded by the coding sequence ATGGATTTTCCAAAACACCTGCCGATAAAAGAAATTTTAAGAGCCTCGATGCCGGCCTTTATTTTGAGCCTGATACTTTTATTTTTAATAATATTTTTTACGCCCGGCTTTAAGGTTGATTATTCTTTTACCCTTTACAGCTCCGACGGAAAACTTTTAGGTGCATCTGCTGCGGGTGACGGGCAATGGAGATTTCCTCAAACTTCAAAGCTGCCTGAAAAATACAGGGAAGCCCTTCTAAGCTATGAAGATAAAAATTTTTATTTTCATTTTGGGATAGATCCTTTTTCGGTTTTTAGGGCGGCAGTTGAAAATATTTTAAAAGGAAAAATAGTTTCGGGAGCCTCTACAATTACGATGCAGACCTCCCGCCTTTCCGAAAAAAATCCGGTAAGAAGTTTTAAGCAAAAACTAAGAGAAAGTTTTTTATCTCTTTTTTTAGAGCTTTCTTATTCCAAAGAAAACATATTGAATATTTACGCATCCCATGCACCCTACGGCGGAAATGTTGTAGGCCTTGAAGCCGCCTCATGGCGGTATTTCGGAAGAGGGCCTGAAGATTTAACATGGGCGGAAGCCGCCTGCCTTGCAGTCCTTCCCAATCAGCCCTCTTTGGTACGCCCGGGAAAAGAATCCGAAATCTTAAAAGAAAAAAGGGACAGGCTCTTGTACAATCTTTTTTTACAAAAAAAAATCGATAAGGAAACATACGCTCTTTCCGTTGCGGAACCTGTCCCCGATAAACCTAAGGCCATTCCGCAAAAAGCCTATCATTATCTTGAGTTTTTAAAAACAAAAAGCTCCAATCAAAAAAACATAAGCAGCTTGGATTATTCTTTGCAGGAAATAGTCTTTGAAATTGCAGACCATCATTTTAAAAGAAATTTCTCAAGCGGTGTTTACAATACAGCCGTCTTAATTTTAGATACCGAAACGGGAGAAACGCTGGCCTATATAGGAAACACAGGGCTTCAAAGTCCGAATGCAAAAAATGAGCATGTCGATATGATTCATGCAAGGCGGAGTTCGGGGAGCTTATTAAAACCTTTTTTGTTTGCGGCAATGCTGGATGCGGGAATGATTTTACCGGACCAACTCCTCATAGATATTCCGACAAAGATTGCCGGCTACACACCTCAAAACAGTAACTACACATATTCGGGAGCGATTCCTGCCCGCAAGGCTCTTTCCTATTCTTTAAACATTCCGTTTATAAGAGCTCTGCGTGAATTTACAATCCCCGCCTTTTTGGATATCTTAAAAAGGTCGGGCTTTACAACATTTAACCGTTCGGCCGATGAGTACGGTCTTCCCCTGATTTTAGGAGGTGGAGAAATAAACCTTTACGAAATTACAAATACTTATCGAAAGATGATGCTGAGGGCTCAAAACAAACTTGACGAAAAATTTCCTTTTTCTTCAGGAGCTTGCAGAATAACAATGGATGTGCTGACCGAAGGGAACAGACCGGAAGAAGAAGCTATCTGGCAGCTCTATGCACAAAATCAAAAAATTGCATGGAAGACCGGAACCAGTTACGGGAACAAGGATGCTTGGACTATAGGTATTACGCCTAAATATTCCGTAGGCGTTTGGTGCGGAAACGCTTCGGGAGAAGGGAGGCCTGAAATTACAAGCACAAAACTGGCCGCACCAATCCTCTTTGAAATTTTTAATATCTTGCCAAAATCGGACTGGCCCGAAAAAGAATTAAAGGATTTTGAATTTATAAAAGCTTGTGCAGACTCGGGTTATCCCGCAGGAGAATTTTGTAAAACCGCAAAGGCTGTTTTAAAACCCATAAACAGTCATACACAAAATACCTGCCCTTATTGTAAAAAGGTATCTTTAAGTCCCGACGGCAAGTTTCAAGTTAAGGCAAACGACATAAACGAATTGCCTAAAATAGAAAACAGGTTTGTCCTTCCTGCTGCTGCAGAATATTTTTATAAACAGGGACATCCTGAATATAAAAGCCTCCCCCAGTGGCTTCCGGAAAGCACCGCATCAAATGCAGGCGAGTTTGAAATTTTATTTCCCGAAGACGGAACCTCGGTTTATATTCCTACAGAACTTGACGGCTCTTTTGGAGCCTTGGTTGCAGAAGCCGCCCATAAAAATCCCGATGCCGTCATCTATTGGGATTTGGACGGAGAATATTTAGGAAGTACAAAATCCTATCATCAAATGAAGATTCAGCCCTTAAGGGTGTCCTTAGGGGCGCCCCTAAGGGGCAGACATGAGCTGACCCTTACGGACAACAGGGGAAATACCCGTAAAAGAATTTTTTATGTTCTAAATGAAAATTAG
- a CDS encoding serine dehydratase subunit alpha family protein, which translates to MSLDNAKKEKYVQILKEELVPALGCTEPIAIAYTAANLRKIMGGVPDEILIESSGNIIKNAKSVIVPNTGGMKGMEASALIGLIGGNADKGLEVLADVTEEHVKLAHEYLAKSCTKLKLMDTPASLHIRITGKLNGDTGVAELIHQHTNIVLLKKNDEVIFEKPFSLESAAGALTDRSCLNVKDILEFADTVPVDEVSPIIMRQVEYNMRVSEDGLKTSYGIETGKNILKYNQRKGDNFSVKVQAEGEVAAASDARMCGCSYPVITNSGSGNQGLAVSVPVVVYARENKISEEKLIRCLIVSNLLAIHQKTGIGRLSAYCGAVTAGAACAAAITYMKGGSYEQVCGTIVNTLGTVSGILCDGAKQSCAAKIAAALDSALFSHELAMDGNFFAGGDGVVKDDIEKTIAGIGVVAAQGMRKTDEVVLQVMLKD; encoded by the coding sequence ATGAGCTTAGATAACGCAAAAAAAGAAAAGTATGTTCAAATTTTAAAAGAAGAATTGGTTCCAGCCCTTGGATGCACGGAGCCTATTGCTATTGCTTACACAGCTGCCAATTTACGAAAAATCATGGGCGGTGTTCCCGATGAAATCTTAATTGAAAGCAGCGGTAATATCATTAAAAATGCAAAGTCGGTTATTGTGCCCAACACCGGCGGAATGAAGGGAATGGAAGCTTCTGCTTTGATAGGCCTTATCGGTGGAAATGCAGATAAAGGTTTGGAAGTATTGGCCGATGTAACCGAAGAGCATGTAAAACTGGCTCATGAGTATTTAGCCAAATCCTGCACTAAGCTTAAACTAATGGATACGCCTGCAAGTCTTCACATAAGGATTACCGGCAAATTAAACGGAGATACCGGAGTTGCCGAGCTCATTCACCAGCATACGAATATCGTACTCCTAAAAAAGAATGACGAAGTTATCTTTGAAAAACCTTTTAGTTTGGAGTCTGCCGCAGGTGCTTTAACCGATAGAAGCTGTTTAAATGTAAAAGATATTTTGGAGTTTGCAGACACTGTTCCGGTTGATGAGGTTTCTCCCATCATTATGAGACAGGTTGAATATAATATGAGAGTTTCAGAGGACGGCTTAAAAACTTCCTACGGTATTGAAACGGGAAAAAATATTTTAAAATATAATCAGAGGAAGGGCGATAATTTTTCGGTTAAGGTTCAAGCGGAAGGTGAAGTCGCAGCAGCCTCCGATGCCCGTATGTGCGGCTGTTCTTATCCGGTTATTACCAATTCGGGAAGCGGAAATCAGGGCTTAGCCGTTTCGGTGCCCGTAGTTGTATATGCCCGCGAAAATAAGATAAGCGAAGAAAAACTGATCCGCTGTTTGATTGTAAGTAATCTTTTAGCCATTCACCAAAAAACCGGAATAGGCAGACTTTCTGCTTATTGCGGTGCGGTAACTGCCGGAGCTGCCTGTGCTGCTGCAATTACCTATATGAAGGGCGGTTCTTATGAACAGGTATGCGGAACAATAGTAAATACTTTGGGTACCGTATCGGGAATCCTTTGTGACGGAGCCAAGCAGTCATGCGCCGCTAAAATTGCCGCTGCCTTGGACTCAGCCCTTTTTTCTCACGAGCTTGCTATGGACGGAAACTTCTTTGCAGGCGGTGACGGCGTAGTCAAGGACGATATCGAAAAAACCATAGCAGGAATCGGCGTTGTTGCAGCCCAAGGTATGCGCAAAACCGACGAAGTTGTATTACAGGTTATGCTTAAAGACTAA
- a CDS encoding formylglycine-generating enzyme family protein — translation MERIKNILKAIKNSASYKNENFVYFLVSVILIGGILFATRQKIVNYPYDSIENFKTMITVIEKPVIIEGEGSEGFFTSGRKVTLNPYKIGKYEVSYSFWNEVYEWILKESEHEYQFQSLGQPGIYMGHSANPEEMYEIPELKKKAEEMGKSYNTVKTGVYPATKMSWSDAIIWCNALSEKEGLDPVYYYDGKVLRTALDITKSESPDVRMGNNGYRLPTEAEWEFAARGGDIEAADWNFGFAGTDDIEKAGEYTWYRDNSSLFNIGSSGEIIDIHPIGQKKPNKLGLYDMSGNCWEWCFDRYNSRAPGDFINPINDMGARPRIIKSGSVKHGLSFSRVKSWGYATPVNPGYILGFRLAQTIVKDNE, via the coding sequence ATGGAGCGTATAAAAAATATCTTAAAGGCTATAAAAAATTCTGCAAGTTATAAAAATGAAAATTTTGTTTATTTTTTGGTATCGGTTATTTTGATAGGCGGAATTTTATTTGCTACCAGACAAAAAATTGTCAATTATCCTTATGATTCAATTGAGAATTTTAAAACAATGATAACTGTCATAGAAAAACCTGTAATTATCGAGGGAGAAGGTTCTGAAGGTTTTTTTACTTCCGGGAGAAAAGTTACTTTAAACCCTTATAAAATCGGAAAGTATGAAGTTTCCTATTCATTTTGGAATGAGGTCTATGAGTGGATTCTCAAAGAAAGCGAGCATGAATATCAGTTTCAATCTTTAGGCCAGCCGGGCATCTATATGGGACATTCGGCAAATCCTGAAGAAATGTATGAAATTCCGGAGCTAAAGAAAAAGGCAGAAGAAATGGGAAAGTCCTATAATACGGTAAAGACCGGAGTTTATCCCGCAACAAAAATGTCGTGGAGTGATGCTATTATTTGGTGTAATGCTTTAAGCGAAAAAGAAGGTCTTGATCCTGTTTATTACTATGACGGAAAAGTTTTGCGTACTGCTTTGGATATTACAAAAAGCGAAAGCCCCGATGTCCGGATGGGAAATAACGGTTACCGCCTTCCGACTGAGGCTGAATGGGAATTCGCTGCCAGAGGCGGAGATATAGAAGCTGCTGATTGGAATTTCGGTTTTGCTGGAACCGATGACATTGAAAAAGCCGGAGAATATACTTGGTATAGAGATAACAGTTCTCTATTTAATATAGGTTCATCAGGGGAAATTATAGATATTCATCCCATAGGTCAAAAAAAGCCCAATAAGTTAGGACTCTATGATATGTCAGGAAATTGCTGGGAATGGTGTTTTGATAGGTACAATAGTCGAGCTCCCGGAGATTTTATTAATCCTATAAATGATATGGGAGCCAGACCCCGTATTATAAAAAGCGGCTCGGTAAAGCATGGTTTAAGTTTTTCCCGTGTAAAATCCTGGGGCTATGCCACGCCTGTAAATCCGGGATATATTTTGGGCTTTAGATTGGCCCAGACAATTGTAAAAGATAATGAGTAA